From a single Gimesia fumaroli genomic region:
- a CDS encoding multiheme c-type cytochrome yields the protein MLSKQISLQYCLLSLLCLLLQAGCESNTSQSTTTTSDSAVSENQSQQQSPERSPSAEQDSDSTSETPDVTKMKKTAPEKNKATVTTKITAVSQSTPKPLFKDWPAPELAIVLTGERHGYLEPCGCTQNQTGGVSLLANLFKQIEDRKWPVTAFDLGGLVKRNRRQSQIKYETILASMKDMKYAGVGLGPEELRFGADIFLQLHNPQPNSPNTTPTFLAANILILDTPDLGKSHFKIIDVGGVTMAVTSIIGKSHMEKVPDITWQEPAKVLPDVIKKMEAAKPDLMILLSQSEKEESKALAEKFPVFDILLTAGGVEDPIGEPKFIGKTMMVDVGHKGKNAGVVGYYPKQASQDDPSKRFRFTVIELDKQRFKDTPRMAEHMQFYQDRLKQEDLAAKELPIDHPRGATFVGAETCGECHTKAYEKWLTTAHAHAYESLINGRKDQIERGEKIISRIYDPECLSCHVTGWHPQEVIRYKSGFVNKQESPHLLGQQCENCHGPGSGHIELVEMDKLEEAKKVMRVTLAEAKKSTCYQCHDLDNSPKFEFDSYWEKIKHPWRD from the coding sequence ATGTTATCGAAACAAATCTCACTCCAATATTGCCTGCTTTCTCTGCTCTGCCTGCTTCTGCAGGCTGGTTGTGAAAGCAACACATCTCAGTCAACGACAACAACTTCCGATTCAGCCGTTTCTGAAAATCAATCGCAACAACAGAGTCCGGAACGTTCTCCTTCTGCCGAACAAGATTCGGATTCCACATCGGAAACTCCCGATGTTACCAAAATGAAAAAAACCGCTCCGGAAAAAAACAAAGCGACAGTAACGACGAAAATAACGGCGGTTTCTCAAAGCACACCTAAGCCATTATTTAAGGATTGGCCTGCGCCTGAACTGGCGATTGTTTTAACGGGTGAACGGCACGGATATCTGGAACCCTGCGGGTGTACTCAAAATCAGACCGGCGGCGTTTCGCTACTGGCCAATCTCTTCAAACAGATCGAAGACCGCAAGTGGCCTGTCACCGCTTTTGATCTGGGAGGTCTCGTTAAACGCAATCGGCGACAGAGCCAGATCAAATATGAAACCATTCTCGCTTCAATGAAAGATATGAAATACGCCGGGGTCGGACTGGGACCGGAAGAACTTCGCTTTGGCGCCGATATTTTCCTGCAACTGCATAATCCCCAGCCCAATTCCCCCAACACGACACCCACATTTTTGGCAGCAAATATTCTGATTCTGGACACACCCGATCTGGGCAAAAGCCATTTCAAAATCATCGATGTCGGTGGCGTCACAATGGCGGTTACTTCGATCATCGGTAAAAGCCACATGGAAAAAGTCCCCGATATCACCTGGCAGGAACCCGCCAAAGTCCTGCCTGACGTGATCAAAAAAATGGAAGCAGCCAAACCGGATCTGATGATTCTGCTCTCCCAGTCCGAAAAAGAGGAGTCGAAGGCACTGGCAGAGAAGTTCCCCGTCTTTGACATTCTGCTAACAGCAGGTGGTGTAGAAGACCCGATTGGCGAACCAAAATTCATCGGCAAAACTATGATGGTCGATGTCGGCCACAAGGGAAAAAACGCTGGAGTCGTCGGCTATTATCCAAAACAGGCGTCCCAAGACGATCCTTCAAAACGGTTTCGATTTACGGTAATCGAGCTCGATAAACAACGTTTCAAAGACACCCCCCGCATGGCCGAACACATGCAGTTCTATCAGGATCGCCTGAAACAGGAAGATCTGGCAGCGAAAGAACTTCCCATCGACCACCCCCGCGGCGCCACATTCGTCGGAGCCGAAACGTGCGGCGAGTGTCATACCAAAGCCTATGAAAAATGGCTCACCACCGCGCACGCCCATGCCTATGAAAGCCTGATTAACGGGCGCAAGGATCAGATTGAACGAGGTGAGAAAATTATTTCCCGCATCTATGATCCTGAATGTCTCTCCTGCCATGTGACCGGTTGGCATCCTCAAGAAGTGATTCGTTACAAAAGTGGTTTTGTGAATAAACAGGAATCGCCACACCTGTTAGGTCAGCAGTGTGAAAACTGTCACGGCCCGGGAAGCGGTCACATCGAACTGGTTGAGATGGACAAACTCGAAGAAGCCAAAAAAGTGATGCGAGTCACGCTTGCCGAAGCCAAAAAGAGTACCTGCTACCAGTGTCATGATCTCGACAACAGTCCCAAGTTTGAATTCGACTCCTACTGGGAAAAAATCAAACACCCCTGGCGTGACTAA
- a CDS encoding DUF1573 domain-containing protein, with protein MNLRTVFTTMVVLIVALVGTVWLGRGNGDLESPQPARPVASPDDDRPKIAEKGPYPKAVVDESLYNFGEMAVGQSLSHKFILKNEGEVPLEVKKGNTTCKCTLSEMKDNSVAPGKSIEIELTWTPKSAQEHFGQTATIFTNDPKNQELKLQIEGTANTLITFSGGMMGTASWSLPTMSSDKPVSYQGSMHTKYLDEFKITAIESDRSGLKASFKPLTPEELKEADAKSGYSIEVTADPTKFPLGGFSEHLTVKTDIPNDLSAEAHDHPEGHDHKHEHPAENRTFVIQVSGNHTGPIRIVPTFGVHWNPQSMVLNLGEFSAQKGKEVVLSMFVEGTEQPLEIVDQEISPDFLKFELKKDDSFQSKTKQRYVLKFAVPPGPPVSFGRTNLAKVKLQTNHPNAKEIEFRVQFISLKP; from the coding sequence ATGAACCTTCGTACTGTTTTCACAACAATGGTTGTTCTCATCGTCGCACTTGTTGGTACTGTCTGGCTCGGACGGGGGAATGGTGATCTTGAATCGCCGCAACCGGCGAGACCTGTAGCATCCCCCGATGACGACCGCCCCAAGATTGCTGAAAAAGGCCCGTACCCCAAAGCAGTCGTCGATGAGTCACTCTATAACTTTGGTGAGATGGCGGTGGGACAATCATTGTCGCACAAGTTTATCTTAAAAAATGAGGGGGAAGTTCCACTCGAAGTCAAAAAAGGAAACACCACCTGTAAATGTACGCTCAGCGAAATGAAGGACAATTCCGTCGCCCCGGGGAAATCCATTGAGATCGAACTGACGTGGACCCCTAAAAGTGCACAGGAGCATTTCGGGCAAACGGCCACCATTTTCACAAACGATCCTAAGAATCAGGAACTCAAACTTCAGATCGAAGGCACCGCCAATACTCTGATTACGTTTAGCGGAGGGATGATGGGGACAGCAAGCTGGTCCCTTCCCACCATGTCGAGTGATAAACCGGTTTCGTACCAGGGATCAATGCACACCAAGTACCTGGATGAATTCAAGATCACAGCAATCGAATCCGACCGTTCCGGGCTGAAGGCTTCCTTCAAACCACTCACCCCGGAAGAACTCAAAGAAGCGGATGCCAAGTCAGGCTATTCGATCGAGGTCACCGCCGACCCCACCAAGTTCCCCCTGGGAGGATTCAGTGAACATTTGACAGTTAAGACAGACATCCCCAATGACTTGTCCGCAGAAGCACACGATCATCCTGAAGGGCACGACCACAAGCACGAGCATCCGGCCGAAAATCGAACATTCGTGATTCAGGTTTCAGGAAATCATACAGGCCCCATTCGAATTGTTCCGACATTTGGTGTGCATTGGAACCCGCAATCCATGGTCTTGAACCTGGGAGAGTTTTCTGCCCAAAAAGGAAAAGAGGTTGTTCTCTCCATGTTTGTGGAAGGAACTGAACAACCTCTGGAAATTGTCGATCAGGAAATCTCACCTGATTTTCTGAAATTTGAGCTCAAAAAAGATGACAGCTTTCAATCGAAAACGAAACAGCGCTATGTTTTGAAATTTGCTGTTCCACCTGGACCGCCAGTCTCCTTTGGGCGTACCAATCTGGCGAAAGTCAAACTGCAAACAAACCACCCCAATGCCAAAGAAATTGAGTTCCGGGTTCAGTTCATTTCACTCAAACCCTGA
- a CDS encoding O-antigen ligase family protein, with the protein MSKRRKQNRSQTTPSQPTPPAPSFQRLPWLLDGIQLFLIGTLITARYLLPAESAPQGETLPITLGWFLVAILFCGTLLSDRTRRFRIDRYDLGVWLLVSGQVISTLVMIYTAEGQQRAALNMMWEWVGLGLTFSITRRLIATTPLRATLLHGFLTTLVLLSIYGIWQHHWMYDQLAQEYLSVRQQYDAAASPAERARFQQQLLAMGAPTDSLSGSGQQLFEQRLLNSSEPLGMFALANTFAGLLAVGFLIAFAQTIHILFSKTANAASKSDRFKSWILMLPTLLIGYCLVLTKSRTAWVGVMGGLVCFILLKLIQKRQGTNEQRAIWKKQAFKWGISGAIVVVGFFLLATFSGGFDRAVLTEAPKSLQYRLEYWTGTWDVIQENPLWGTGPGNFRNHYLKHKLPGSSEEISDPHNMFLDVWANAGLIAFAGLLVILSLASYHWLIRPLPDSEKPQLKNIDSGQQISQDQILLLLGFVLSFPLLWGEQLFLQSIDEVRLWLFFLGWLVIHFVLNVGWNALNETNQHNSATSFVPLALASAFVALCIHLLGAGGIAMPAITQTWLLLLALAFPVTSPSPDIEETKAEESPSTSARPLKPIHLKTTGLIFCILLTVFFAKSAFAPTIERKSLVREGEQVLLRGQSARMAQRYFNQAGQADPLSPTPWQALAELEFRQSAKHRDAFEQGVKLKQAAIQRDPVNPLNYFQLGQRFYQQYQTSQKQEDLDGAIENLKQAVSGYPNNARYRAAFAEALFAARQLPQSREQAQRAFELDEANRRAQHVDKYLKEKTLNRMKEIINVTQTNQN; encoded by the coding sequence ATGAGTAAACGCCGAAAACAGAACCGGTCACAGACAACTCCTTCTCAACCCACGCCCCCTGCGCCCTCATTCCAGCGACTTCCCTGGCTGCTCGACGGAATCCAACTGTTTCTGATTGGCACGCTGATCACAGCCCGCTATTTGCTTCCCGCCGAATCAGCGCCGCAGGGAGAGACCCTGCCCATCACATTGGGGTGGTTCCTCGTAGCAATTCTATTTTGCGGCACACTGCTTTCAGACCGGACTCGCCGCTTCCGAATTGATCGATACGACCTGGGCGTCTGGCTGCTGGTTTCAGGACAAGTTATCTCAACATTGGTCATGATCTATACCGCAGAAGGTCAACAACGAGCCGCCTTGAATATGATGTGGGAATGGGTGGGCTTAGGACTGACCTTTTCGATCACACGTCGATTGATCGCAACAACACCGCTTCGCGCCACATTATTACACGGGTTCTTGACGACGCTGGTGCTGCTCTCAATCTACGGAATCTGGCAGCATCATTGGATGTACGATCAACTGGCACAAGAATACCTGTCTGTGCGTCAGCAATACGATGCGGCTGCCTCTCCTGCAGAACGTGCCCGGTTCCAGCAGCAACTTTTAGCCATGGGGGCTCCCACTGATTCACTTTCAGGCAGTGGGCAGCAATTGTTTGAACAACGCCTGCTCAACAGTTCGGAACCCCTGGGAATGTTTGCGCTGGCGAATACTTTTGCGGGCCTGCTGGCGGTTGGCTTCCTGATTGCGTTTGCACAAACCATTCATATTTTGTTTTCTAAAACCGCAAACGCGGCTTCGAAATCGGATCGCTTCAAATCCTGGATTCTGATGCTGCCTACACTTCTGATCGGCTATTGCCTGGTCCTTACCAAGAGTCGTACTGCCTGGGTTGGCGTCATGGGAGGTCTGGTTTGTTTCATACTCTTAAAGCTGATTCAAAAACGTCAAGGCACAAATGAACAACGAGCGATCTGGAAGAAACAGGCCTTCAAATGGGGCATCTCAGGTGCAATTGTTGTTGTCGGATTTTTCCTGCTGGCAACATTCAGTGGCGGCTTTGACCGGGCCGTTTTGACCGAAGCTCCCAAATCACTCCAGTATCGTCTGGAATACTGGACGGGCACTTGGGATGTGATTCAAGAGAACCCCTTATGGGGCACAGGACCGGGAAACTTCCGCAATCATTATCTCAAACACAAATTGCCCGGCTCCAGCGAGGAAATTTCTGATCCTCATAACATGTTTCTGGATGTCTGGGCCAATGCAGGCCTCATTGCGTTCGCAGGACTGCTGGTGATTCTCTCTCTGGCAAGCTATCACTGGTTAATCAGACCACTGCCGGACTCTGAAAAACCCCAACTCAAAAACATCGATTCCGGACAACAAATCTCTCAGGACCAGATCCTGTTATTACTCGGTTTTGTGCTCTCGTTTCCTCTGCTGTGGGGGGAGCAACTCTTCCTGCAATCCATTGATGAAGTTCGTCTCTGGCTTTTCTTTTTGGGCTGGCTGGTGATTCATTTCGTCCTGAATGTCGGCTGGAATGCCTTGAATGAAACAAATCAGCACAACTCAGCAACATCTTTCGTCCCCCTGGCACTGGCCTCTGCTTTTGTCGCGCTGTGCATTCATCTGCTGGGGGCCGGCGGAATTGCCATGCCAGCGATTACCCAGACCTGGCTCCTGCTTTTGGCGCTCGCATTCCCGGTAACATCACCATCACCAGATATCGAGGAAACGAAAGCAGAAGAAAGTCCGTCCACCTCAGCACGGCCCCTGAAACCTATACATTTGAAAACCACAGGATTGATTTTCTGCATCCTGTTAACGGTTTTCTTTGCCAAGTCAGCATTTGCGCCAACAATCGAACGAAAAAGTCTCGTAAGGGAAGGAGAGCAGGTGCTTTTGCGCGGACAATCCGCTCGAATGGCGCAGCGGTATTTCAATCAGGCCGGCCAGGCAGACCCTCTTTCTCCTACTCCCTGGCAGGCATTGGCTGAGTTGGAGTTTCGTCAATCAGCAAAGCACCGGGATGCGTTTGAACAAGGAGTGAAACTCAAGCAGGCAGCCATTCAACGAGATCCTGTGAACCCGCTCAACTATTTTCAACTGGGACAACGCTTCTATCAGCAGTATCAAACATCACAGAAACAGGAGGATTTGGACGGCGCGATCGAAAACCTGAAGCAAGCTGTCAGCGGATACCCCAACAATGCCCGCTATCGGGCCGCGTTCGCAGAAGCTCTGTTTGCCGCCAGACAACTCCCCCAAAGCCGGGAACAGGCACAGCGGGCGTTTGAGTTGGATGAAGCCAATCGCCGCGCCCAGCATGTCGACAAATATTTGAAAGAAAAGACATTAAACCGAATGAAAGAAATAATTAACGTAACACAAACGAATCAGAATTGA
- a CDS encoding MraY family glycosyltransferase, translated as MLFFVFACLIPAFLISFLSTAAMRKLAPKWGLIDQPAQRKVHSTPTPLGGGVGIWLGVVVPIAVAQLTVLVILKTGISTSWIPQELVPHLEGVLYRSGQLWTVLGGGTVLAVMGLLDDKHNISWKPRLAIQILVAVGLVMAGVRGTLFIQQPWIGIVLTMAWIIVLVNSLNFLDNMDGLTSGIGLIAAVLFALIMLRFTGEPRWLVAGVLLVLAGSIAGFLCHNWPPAKIFMGDSGSYFIGLILSTMTILGTFYPGDAPTGESVASRHVILAPLCILAIPLYDFCTVMIIRLKEGRSPFHADKSHFSHRLVELGLSKRNTVLTIHLATLTTGVGGLILYEVSTWNAALLVILMILCVLCIVTILENVGRKNRNE; from the coding sequence ATGTTATTCTTTGTATTTGCTTGCCTGATCCCTGCATTTCTGATTTCGTTTCTGTCCACAGCGGCGATGCGCAAACTGGCCCCCAAATGGGGACTCATTGATCAGCCCGCACAAAGGAAAGTACACAGCACGCCCACTCCTCTGGGAGGCGGCGTCGGCATCTGGCTGGGAGTCGTTGTTCCCATCGCTGTCGCGCAATTGACTGTGCTGGTGATTCTGAAAACAGGCATTTCTACCAGCTGGATTCCCCAGGAACTGGTCCCGCATTTAGAAGGGGTCCTCTATCGCTCCGGACAATTATGGACTGTACTCGGGGGAGGAACCGTCCTGGCGGTGATGGGACTGTTAGATGATAAACATAATATTTCCTGGAAACCGCGTCTGGCAATTCAAATTCTGGTCGCAGTGGGACTGGTTATGGCAGGCGTGCGGGGAACGCTCTTTATCCAGCAGCCCTGGATCGGCATTGTATTGACCATGGCCTGGATAATCGTACTGGTCAATTCGTTGAACTTTCTGGACAACATGGACGGTCTGACTTCCGGCATCGGATTGATCGCGGCAGTTTTGTTCGCATTGATCATGTTACGATTCACGGGTGAACCACGGTGGCTCGTCGCAGGTGTGTTACTGGTGCTCGCCGGTTCGATTGCCGGTTTTTTGTGTCACAACTGGCCTCCGGCTAAAATATTCATGGGAGATTCCGGTAGCTACTTTATCGGTTTGATCCTGTCGACGATGACCATTCTGGGAACCTTTTACCCTGGAGATGCCCCCACGGGAGAATCGGTTGCCAGTCGCCACGTCATTCTGGCTCCGCTTTGTATTCTGGCTATCCCCCTGTATGATTTCTGCACGGTTATGATCATTCGCCTGAAAGAGGGACGCAGTCCTTTTCATGCAGACAAAAGCCATTTTTCACATCGGCTGGTCGAACTGGGACTGAGTAAACGGAATACGGTACTGACGATTCATCTGGCAACCTTGACGACCGGTGTAGGAGGGCTGATCTTATATGAAGTCTCTACCTGGAATGCCGCTCTGCTCGTCATACTGATGATTTTGTGTGTCTTATGCATCGTGACCATCCTGGAGAACGTAGGTCGGAAAAATCGGAATGAGTAA
- a CDS encoding sulfatase family protein, with the protein MAGGLAKASADQKQQRPNILFIFTDDHASHAMSCYGSKVNQTPNLDRIAREGMLFNNCFCTNSICGPSRAVILTGKHSHLNGFKQNGNKFDGSQQTFPKILRKNGYQTAIVGKWHLATQPTGFDYSEILVGQGPYYNPPMIRNGERVKHVGYTTDIITDLALDYLKNSRDPNKPFMLMFQHKAPHRNWQPGPKYLHMYDDVTIPEPDNLFDNYEGRGTAAKQQDMTIAKTMTAFDLKLTPPRNLTPEQLAVWNAAYEPKNEAFRKANLKGKDLVRWKYQRYMKDYLRCVASVDDNVGRMLDYLEKTGLAKNTIVIYSSDQGFYLGDHGWFDKRFMYEESYRMPFLVRWPGIIKPGSVNDDLVSNLDFAETFLDLAGAPIPDDMQGVSLVPLFKGNAGKWRDSLYYHYYEFYNNRRSAHMVRRHNGVRTKRYKLIDFYNLGEWELYDLEKDPREMKNVYADPEYAQVVTDLKAELKRLQTQYKVPDDTGSVEKDPPSLYLKPRNSGAAQKKKKPARKN; encoded by the coding sequence AACGCCAAACCTGGATCGGATTGCCCGTGAAGGTATGCTGTTTAATAACTGTTTCTGTACAAACAGTATTTGTGGCCCCAGCCGCGCTGTGATCCTGACTGGCAAGCACAGTCACTTGAACGGGTTCAAACAAAACGGCAATAAATTTGACGGTTCTCAGCAAACCTTTCCCAAGATCCTCCGAAAAAATGGTTATCAGACCGCAATCGTCGGAAAATGGCATCTGGCAACACAACCTACCGGTTTTGATTATTCAGAAATTTTGGTCGGACAAGGCCCTTACTACAATCCCCCCATGATCCGAAACGGCGAGCGTGTGAAACACGTCGGCTACACTACAGATATCATTACCGATCTGGCCCTCGATTATCTCAAAAACAGCCGTGATCCAAACAAGCCCTTCATGCTGATGTTCCAGCACAAGGCACCACACCGCAACTGGCAACCCGGTCCCAAGTATTTACACATGTACGACGATGTAACCATTCCCGAACCCGACAACCTGTTCGATAATTACGAGGGACGCGGAACAGCCGCCAAACAGCAGGACATGACGATTGCCAAAACCATGACTGCCTTTGATCTGAAATTAACACCACCGAGAAACCTGACTCCCGAACAGTTAGCGGTCTGGAATGCCGCTTATGAACCTAAAAATGAAGCCTTCCGCAAAGCCAACCTGAAGGGGAAAGATCTAGTCCGCTGGAAATATCAGCGATACATGAAAGACTACCTGCGCTGTGTCGCCTCGGTCGATGACAATGTCGGACGCATGCTGGACTACCTGGAAAAAACGGGGCTCGCGAAAAACACGATTGTGATTTATTCCTCAGACCAGGGCTTTTATCTGGGAGATCATGGCTGGTTTGATAAACGCTTCATGTACGAAGAATCCTATCGCATGCCGTTTCTGGTGCGTTGGCCGGGTATCATCAAACCAGGCAGCGTGAATGACGACTTGGTTTCCAATCTCGATTTCGCGGAAACCTTTTTGGACCTGGCGGGTGCTCCCATTCCGGATGATATGCAGGGGGTCAGTCTGGTTCCTCTATTCAAAGGAAATGCCGGCAAATGGCGCGATAGTCTCTACTATCACTATTATGAATTTTATAACAACCGCCGCTCCGCCCACATGGTACGCCGTCACAATGGGGTCCGCACCAAACGCTACAAACTCATCGACTTCTATAATCTCGGCGAATGGGAACTTTATGATCTGGAAAAAGATCCCCGCGAAATGAAAAATGTCTACGCTGATCCGGAATATGCTCAGGTGGTGACCGATCTGAAAGCAGAATTAAAACGCCTGCAAACCCAATACAAGGTTCCCGATGACACAGGTTCGGTAGAGAAAGATCCCCCTTCACTCTATCTCAAGCCTAGAAACAGCGGCGCAGCTCAGAAGAAAAAGAAACCAGCAAGGAAAAACTAA